The proteins below come from a single Gimesia alba genomic window:
- a CDS encoding ExbD/TolR family protein, with protein MKIPSHHNTRHDIQDQATMTPMIDVVFLLLIFFISASANQIREFLLPTELATGSIESTETVPQEQPLGEVWLKLKRQDNQTIVELNEREYAQFEQLKQTLTELAELAPEIPVILDINEDVPLGEMIRTYDTCLAAGFNSINFATDVSKITPKKKSITSHN; from the coding sequence ATGAAAATTCCTTCGCACCATAATACACGACACGACATTCAGGATCAGGCGACCATGACGCCGATGATCGACGTGGTATTTCTACTGTTGATCTTCTTTATCAGTGCCTCAGCGAATCAGATTCGGGAATTTTTGCTCCCCACAGAACTGGCAACCGGCAGTATTGAATCAACAGAAACCGTTCCACAGGAACAACCATTAGGGGAAGTCTGGTTGAAATTGAAACGGCAAGATAACCAGACCATTGTAGAATTGAATGAGCGCGAGTATGCTCAGTTCGAACAATTAAAACAGACATTGACCGAACTGGCAGAACTGGCTCCGGAGATTCCCGTGATTCTCGATATCAACGAGGATGTCCCGCTGGGTGAAATGATTCGCACCTACGATACCTGCCTGGCAGCCGGATTCAATTCCATTAATTTTGCCACTGACGTAAGCAAGATCACCCCCAAAAAGAAATCAATTACATCCCACAACTGA
- a CDS encoding LolA family protein has product MLRILTLTICLLLVAGLNDVFTITSWADSSQAATSKEDTKSIPDRLLAWASQEPEQKKTAAPADESEKNLKKNPAQANALLKKAREKLWTYTSIRAQITEKVEIGPKSFVISGSYLQGKDLKLRLEFQVQSQKKNEKPVGTLLEICDGQVLWTEHNIKGTSRVTRRDVQAIMQQAELNPKSQPNMLVAELGLGGLPGMLASIQKNMKLESVSERKVNGKTLTVLNGTWKDKFLAQWKGGDPTAPVQLPAYVPDGVRIYLDQQTLFPRRIVYLKKNKETLESMVTLNFSKVTLNAPIKATEFAYEPPDGVFPVDITNQYLKQLTQ; this is encoded by the coding sequence ATGTTACGCATTTTAACTCTGACAATTTGTCTCCTGCTCGTGGCGGGCCTGAATGACGTTTTTACGATTACTTCCTGGGCTGATTCATCACAAGCCGCTACCAGTAAAGAGGATACAAAATCCATCCCAGACCGGCTGCTGGCCTGGGCCTCGCAAGAGCCAGAGCAAAAAAAGACCGCGGCTCCGGCAGACGAGTCGGAAAAGAATTTGAAAAAAAATCCGGCCCAAGCGAATGCATTACTCAAAAAAGCACGCGAAAAATTGTGGACCTACACCTCAATCAGGGCACAGATCACCGAAAAAGTAGAAATCGGGCCAAAGTCCTTTGTGATCAGTGGCAGCTATCTGCAAGGCAAAGACCTGAAGCTTCGGCTGGAATTTCAAGTCCAGAGTCAGAAGAAAAATGAGAAGCCTGTCGGAACGTTATTAGAAATCTGTGACGGGCAGGTTCTTTGGACGGAACATAACATCAAAGGCACCTCACGGGTCACCCGTCGCGATGTGCAGGCAATTATGCAACAAGCCGAGTTGAACCCGAAATCACAGCCAAACATGCTGGTGGCTGAGTTAGGTCTGGGTGGACTTCCCGGCATGTTAGCATCAATCCAGAAAAACATGAAACTGGAGAGCGTCTCTGAACGCAAGGTCAATGGGAAAACGTTGACCGTCCTAAACGGGACCTGGAAAGACAAATTTCTGGCACAATGGAAGGGGGGAGATCCTACTGCTCCTGTGCAACTTCCTGCATATGTACCGGATGGGGTCAGAATCTATCTAGATCAGCAAACACTCTTTCCCAGAAGAATTGTGTACCTGAAAAAAAATAAAGAGACTTTGGAGAGTATGGTGACTCTCAATTTTTCGAAAGTCACCCTCAATGCCCCCATTAAAGCGACGGAATTTGCCTATGAGCCCCCCGATGGTGTCTTTCCGGTTGATATTACGAATCAATATCTTAAACAATTAACGCAATAA
- a CDS encoding tetratricopeptide repeat protein: protein MRTFALAILTTVFLLLKTVPTCAQDKIEVRPDHHVGQATLPCTILDFTQSNIKVKLLPSGFVRTYPSSQIVKVHTPQTEQHQQGLEQLQNGEYEKAINSFTEALNIENRSWVRREVLALMIKAALGQGDDLKAALRFQIMVESEPDSRSFDLIPLDWSIKETLSPARSAARGWLTDKNELKKLMGASILLTAPEYQAQAEAAMRSLATSTNINIQQLARTQLWRLRLREGDVSHRELQRWERNLHQVPEHLRAGPYFLLGTGYAMLERHGQAAASFLWIPLAYDSNPQLSALANLKAADSLLALGQTANALRLYQETVARYPKSPSKQMAQQMVDQLLKTNTFNNSPTTAPN from the coding sequence ATGAGAACTTTTGCTCTCGCCATTTTGACCACTGTTTTTCTATTACTGAAAACAGTCCCCACCTGTGCCCAGGATAAGATCGAAGTTCGCCCCGATCATCACGTCGGTCAGGCAACACTCCCCTGCACTATTCTGGACTTCACGCAATCAAATATTAAAGTCAAACTGCTTCCCAGTGGTTTCGTGCGAACGTATCCCAGTTCACAAATCGTCAAGGTCCATACTCCGCAAACAGAGCAACATCAACAGGGTTTGGAACAACTGCAAAATGGGGAATATGAAAAGGCAATCAACTCGTTTACTGAAGCGCTGAATATTGAAAATCGGTCTTGGGTGCGGCGTGAAGTCCTGGCCTTGATGATCAAAGCTGCGTTAGGCCAGGGTGATGACCTGAAGGCAGCGCTGCGGTTTCAGATCATGGTAGAAAGTGAACCGGACTCTCGTTCTTTTGATCTGATTCCACTGGACTGGTCCATCAAAGAAACACTTTCTCCAGCTCGTAGTGCCGCGCGGGGCTGGCTGACTGACAAAAACGAACTCAAGAAATTGATGGGGGCAAGCATTCTGCTGACCGCCCCTGAGTATCAGGCACAGGCCGAAGCCGCGATGAGATCACTGGCAACCAGCACAAACATCAATATCCAGCAACTGGCTCGAACACAACTCTGGCGTCTCCGTTTAAGAGAAGGCGATGTCAGCCATAGGGAACTGCAGCGTTGGGAACGAAACCTACATCAGGTGCCGGAGCACTTACGTGCGGGACCCTATTTTCTACTGGGAACAGGTTATGCCATGCTGGAACGCCACGGTCAGGCTGCCGCCTCGTTTCTCTGGATTCCACTGGCCTACGATTCCAATCCGCAATTATCGGCCTTGGCGAATCTGAAAGCGGCCGACTCGTTGCTGGCTCTAGGCCAAACAGCCAATGCTCTGCGTCTGTATCAGGAAACCGTTGCCCGTTATCCAAAATCTCCTTCAAAACAAATGGCACAACAGATGGTGGACCAACTCTTAAAAACCAATACATTCAACAACAGTCCGACGACTGCCCCCAATTGA
- a CDS encoding MotA/TolQ/ExbB proton channel family protein: MDRSKPFLKFVWLSLVCFSISLATPALCSAADEPADAEGTGAAKVDLRQLVDDAGAIGIIIAVLSVAMVALIVEHIISIRSNALMPPGLAEEVHGLITQQQYRSADSVCKSNPSFLSYVLSAGLAEVQMGYGAVEKAMEDAAMQQSARLNRKIEYLSVIGTLSPMLGLLGTVWGMILAFSEFTAKANPDVAELAPGISKALITTLFGLSVTVPALASFAFFRNRIDELVAQSSLLAEHVFADFKHTMALPAKQTGKPLRKRPEEELAQRIAPQQATRPTPPPGGQEP, translated from the coding sequence ATGGATCGAAGTAAGCCTTTTTTAAAATTTGTCTGGTTGAGTCTTGTCTGTTTCAGCATCAGTCTGGCGACCCCTGCGCTCTGTTCAGCTGCGGACGAACCTGCGGACGCCGAGGGTACAGGCGCTGCCAAAGTTGATCTCCGTCAACTGGTTGATGATGCCGGTGCGATTGGAATTATCATTGCCGTACTGAGTGTGGCAATGGTTGCGCTGATTGTCGAACACATCATCAGCATCCGCAGCAATGCCCTGATGCCTCCTGGACTGGCTGAAGAAGTTCATGGATTAATTACCCAACAGCAATACCGCAGTGCCGATTCCGTCTGTAAGTCCAACCCCAGCTTTTTATCCTATGTGCTCTCGGCAGGTTTAGCAGAAGTTCAAATGGGCTATGGTGCGGTTGAGAAAGCGATGGAAGATGCTGCCATGCAACAGTCGGCACGATTGAATCGCAAAATTGAATATCTCTCCGTAATCGGAACGCTGTCCCCCATGCTCGGTCTGTTGGGAACGGTTTGGGGGATGATTCTGGCATTCTCTGAATTCACCGCCAAAGCAAATCCGGACGTCGCTGAACTCGCGCCCGGCATTTCCAAAGCTTTGATCACAACACTGTTCGGCTTGAGTGTGACCGTGCCAGCACTAGCCAGTTTCGCCTTCTTTCGAAACCGGATTGATGAACTTGTTGCACAATCCTCATTGTTAGCGGAACATGTGTTTGCCGACTTTAAACACACAATGGCCCTTCCCGCTAAACAGACTGGAAAGCCGCTTCGCAAGCGTCCTGAAGAAGAACTGGCCCAACGAATCGCACCCCAGCAGGCAACTCGGCCAACACCTCCGCCCGGAGGACAAGAACCGTGA
- a CDS encoding DUF6754 domain-containing protein has translation MHLGKDVILRLILPLLFLTVDLAGANAAEPPAPPTDFRAEDVPGDAGTGIDLFWTLSPDDEEHTKPRKVLRYIISRKEANSDESLYENIGEPTYRVNTFRDSNCETDVPYLYRIEAVGQENLKSKPVVISEPVIASLQWFNLQRSWFAVFVFLICGSVIIFIEMARKGKKLKVRKIAGLEAITDAVGRATEMGRSCLFVPGIQDINDIQTVAGITVLAQVAETTADYRAHLEVPTSRSLVMTTARDTVEAAYLAAGRPDEYNEDDIYYITDEQFGYVASVTGKMVRDKPAACFYMGAFYAESLILAETGNSVGAIQVAGTAMPTQLPFFVAACDFTLIGEEFFAASAYLSREPQQLGSLKGQDFGKLIGGLLLIAGCLLMTLSAIESRGVAPDQEHETFLQSAQAYIKENILGKGGFK, from the coding sequence ATGCATTTAGGGAAAGATGTTATTCTCAGACTCATACTTCCGCTCCTGTTCTTAACAGTAGATCTGGCGGGAGCGAACGCCGCCGAACCACCGGCTCCGCCAACGGATTTCAGAGCGGAAGATGTTCCCGGCGATGCAGGAACTGGTATCGATCTGTTCTGGACCCTATCCCCAGATGACGAGGAACACACAAAACCACGCAAGGTTTTACGTTATATCATCTCCCGCAAAGAGGCTAACAGCGACGAGTCCCTGTACGAGAACATCGGCGAACCGACTTACCGCGTGAATACATTTCGAGATTCCAACTGCGAAACCGACGTGCCTTATCTATATCGCATTGAAGCGGTCGGGCAGGAAAATCTGAAATCAAAACCGGTTGTCATCAGCGAACCCGTGATTGCCTCGCTGCAGTGGTTTAACCTGCAGCGCAGTTGGTTCGCAGTTTTTGTGTTTCTGATCTGTGGTTCGGTGATCATATTCATCGAAATGGCGCGCAAGGGAAAAAAACTCAAGGTACGCAAAATCGCCGGCCTGGAAGCAATCACAGATGCCGTTGGACGTGCGACCGAAATGGGGCGATCCTGTCTGTTCGTGCCCGGCATCCAGGATATCAATGACATTCAAACCGTTGCGGGAATCACAGTACTGGCCCAGGTTGCAGAAACAACGGCCGACTATCGCGCTCATCTTGAAGTACCAACATCACGGTCTCTGGTTATGACAACAGCTCGGGATACCGTCGAAGCCGCCTACCTCGCCGCAGGTCGCCCTGATGAATACAACGAAGACGACATTTACTATATCACTGACGAACAATTTGGGTACGTAGCCAGTGTGACGGGGAAAATGGTCCGTGACAAACCGGCCGCCTGTTTCTACATGGGTGCGTTTTATGCCGAATCATTAATTTTGGCAGAAACTGGCAACTCAGTCGGAGCAATTCAGGTGGCAGGAACCGCAATGCCCACACAGCTTCCGTTCTTTGTAGCGGCCTGTGACTTCACACTGATTGGAGAAGAATTTTTTGCCGCATCCGCCTACCTTTCCAGAGAACCACAACAGTTAGGAAGTCTGAAAGGACAGGACTTCGGCAAGCTGATTGGTGGACTGTTGCTGATTGCCGGCTGCCTGCTCATGACGCTGTCTGCTATTGAATCGCGGGGTGTCGCTCCGGACCAAGAACACGAAACCTTTCTGCAGTCTGCTCAAGCCTATATTAAAGAGAATATCCTCGGTAAAGGAGGTTTTAAATAA
- a CDS encoding DUF11 domain-containing protein, producing MQRVCSAVAIMLLGFSSGCSSLSPITVSTPWNKPIPKQVEEQSPAVQHADFDTKVGAVRLAAPAQVAAQAMAPASPVQQVAYSQPVPVMAQQCPPYSEFSPAVARDFSLPAGTDPAVIEMYPDEYLFDGGDRENPVHYDDYHRLGLDTEDTIVEYQTHKGKHEVKKSNRVAVYAPRFAAIRSASSPLSGTSVDTLAATEDTVHGVGLEARTVITQHKQREQLEGIRMRSRASGVETESQQGSVGQTAYLSGHTKLNNLFQDTGTETTGQFEQSDEARIAYQVQAAAIWSRTQFPVIAIRERSAHESKRAVKPEEYIGIEDKRKTEGNLRLIKLADKKNAEPGDVITFTIKYENVGDFDVDGIKIVDNLTPRLEYIQDSATSDRKGRLVVEDNNEGSLILTFEVDETVKGHQGGVVTFQARVR from the coding sequence ATGCAGCGTGTCTGCTCTGCGGTAGCGATAATGCTGCTTGGCTTCAGCAGCGGGTGTTCCAGTTTATCCCCCATCACAGTCTCTACGCCTTGGAATAAACCAATTCCTAAACAGGTAGAGGAACAATCACCGGCCGTACAACATGCCGACTTTGATACAAAAGTAGGAGCAGTGCGTCTCGCGGCTCCTGCACAGGTCGCGGCCCAGGCTATGGCTCCCGCATCGCCAGTGCAACAGGTTGCTTACTCTCAGCCCGTTCCCGTAATGGCACAACAGTGTCCTCCTTATTCTGAATTTTCTCCGGCGGTCGCACGAGATTTCTCTCTGCCTGCCGGTACTGATCCTGCGGTCATTGAAATGTACCCGGATGAATATCTGTTTGATGGTGGCGATCGAGAGAATCCAGTGCACTATGATGACTACCATCGTCTGGGACTGGATACGGAAGACACTATCGTTGAGTATCAAACTCACAAAGGGAAACACGAAGTGAAAAAATCAAATCGGGTCGCCGTTTATGCTCCCCGGTTTGCAGCGATTCGTTCGGCCAGCTCACCTCTCTCTGGAACGTCTGTTGATACTCTGGCGGCAACCGAAGACACAGTACATGGCGTTGGTCTGGAAGCACGGACGGTCATTACGCAGCACAAACAGCGCGAGCAGTTGGAAGGCATTCGGATGCGCTCGCGTGCCAGTGGAGTGGAAACAGAAAGCCAACAGGGATCTGTGGGACAGACGGCCTATCTCAGCGGTCATACCAAGCTGAACAACCTGTTCCAGGATACGGGAACAGAGACTACCGGGCAGTTTGAACAATCGGACGAAGCCCGGATCGCCTATCAGGTCCAGGCAGCGGCAATCTGGTCGCGAACTCAGTTTCCGGTTATTGCAATCCGGGAACGATCGGCTCATGAATCTAAGCGAGCCGTCAAGCCTGAAGAATATATTGGCATCGAAGACAAACGGAAAACAGAGGGTAATCTGCGACTCATTAAACTGGCAGATAAGAAAAATGCAGAACCCGGTGATGTCATTACCTTCACCATTAAATATGAAAATGTCGGTGATTTCGATGTCGATGGGATTAAGATCGTGGACAACTTAACGCCTCGTCTGGAATACATTCAGGATAGTGCGACTTCAGATCGCAAAGGGCGTCTGGTTGTCGAAGATAACAATGAAGGCAGCTTGATTCTGACCTTCGAAGTCGATGAAACAGTGAAAGGACACCAGGGGGGCGTCGTAACCTTCCAGGCACGTGTTCGCTAA
- a CDS encoding glutamate mutase L, whose protein sequence is MNSTAEKKLDPDQINVILATDCGSTTTKAILIEKKNGEYRQTFRGEAPTTVEEPAADVTVGVVNAVTEVGELAGRKLIDENGEIIRPAQGDTGCDIYISTSSAGGGLQMMVAGVVREMSAASAKRAALGAGAIVMDTICSNDKRLPHEQIQRIRELRPDMILLAGGTDGGTQKHVVELAELIAPAKPQPRFGGTYKMPIIYAGNQEAKELVEEAFDEDVKLTTVANVRPVLEQENLAPARDAIHDLFLEHVMAHAPGYNKLISWADAPIMPTPGAVGNILQTIAERQGINALGVDIGGATTDVFSVFDGTFNRTVSANLGMSYSISNVCASATLPMILRWVHLEMDPRELQNRIKNKMIRPTTIPQTKEGLVFEQAVAREALRLAYIQHKEFATTLKGVQQQRTVGDTFSQVSSGQSIVDNMKLNLLVGSGGVLSHAPNMNQTAAMMVDAFEPEGMTVLAKDSIFMMPHLGVLAQVHPHAALQVFERDCLIYLGTCIAPRGFYRSGRTCFQYQISGNSLNETGEMVCGEMKLFPLGYDESATVIVEPRRGYDFGAGSGKRMEFEARGGTVGLILDARGRPLMVPADEQNHLAELTSWVEEMKLYPETHVMAQR, encoded by the coding sequence ATGAACTCGACAGCAGAGAAAAAATTAGACCCTGATCAAATCAATGTCATCCTGGCCACGGACTGTGGAAGCACCACCACCAAAGCGATTTTGATTGAGAAAAAAAATGGCGAGTATCGGCAGACATTTCGAGGCGAAGCTCCCACAACCGTTGAAGAGCCAGCCGCAGATGTGACCGTGGGTGTGGTGAATGCCGTAACGGAAGTCGGCGAATTAGCGGGTCGCAAACTGATCGATGAAAATGGGGAAATCATTCGCCCAGCACAGGGTGATACAGGCTGTGATATTTATATTTCGACTTCCAGTGCCGGTGGCGGACTGCAAATGATGGTCGCAGGAGTCGTACGCGAAATGTCTGCCGCCAGTGCCAAACGTGCCGCCCTGGGGGCCGGGGCAATTGTCATGGATACGATTTGCTCCAATGACAAACGACTGCCTCACGAACAGATTCAACGCATCCGTGAATTGCGGCCTGATATGATTCTGCTGGCTGGCGGAACGGATGGAGGAACTCAAAAACACGTCGTCGAATTAGCAGAACTGATTGCTCCCGCCAAGCCGCAACCCCGCTTTGGTGGCACCTATAAAATGCCAATCATTTACGCTGGCAATCAGGAAGCGAAGGAACTGGTTGAAGAAGCCTTCGATGAAGATGTCAAACTGACCACAGTAGCGAATGTTCGTCCGGTGCTGGAGCAGGAAAATTTAGCCCCCGCTCGTGATGCGATTCACGATCTGTTTCTAGAACATGTGATGGCTCATGCCCCGGGTTATAACAAATTGATTTCCTGGGCCGATGCTCCAATCATGCCGACCCCCGGTGCCGTGGGAAATATTCTGCAAACGATCGCGGAGCGTCAAGGCATCAACGCTCTGGGAGTTGATATTGGGGGTGCGACGACAGATGTCTTTAGTGTGTTCGACGGGACCTTTAACCGTACCGTGAGTGCCAATCTGGGAATGAGCTATTCCATCTCCAACGTCTGTGCTTCTGCAACTCTCCCCATGATTTTACGCTGGGTACACCTGGAGATGGATCCACGAGAACTGCAGAACCGCATCAAAAACAAAATGATCCGCCCGACCACGATTCCCCAGACAAAGGAAGGGCTGGTTTTTGAACAGGCGGTTGCCCGTGAGGCATTGCGGCTGGCCTATATTCAGCACAAAGAGTTTGCAACCACACTCAAAGGGGTCCAGCAGCAACGAACGGTCGGTGATACGTTCAGTCAGGTCAGCAGCGGTCAATCGATTGTGGATAACATGAAACTGAACCTGCTGGTCGGCTCAGGTGGTGTTCTTTCACATGCTCCGAACATGAATCAGACCGCAGCCATGATGGTCGATGCCTTCGAGCCAGAAGGAATGACCGTACTTGCCAAAGACAGTATTTTCATGATGCCCCATTTAGGTGTACTGGCTCAGGTCCATCCCCATGCAGCGTTACAGGTATTTGAGCGGGACTGCTTGATCTATTTGGGAACCTGCATCGCCCCGCGCGGCTTTTATCGATCTGGAAGAACCTGTTTTCAGTATCAAATTTCCGGAAACTCGCTGAATGAAACCGGTGAGATGGTCTGCGGTGAGATGAAACTGTTTCCTCTAGGTTACGATGAGTCAGCAACAGTCATAGTAGAACCAAGACGCGGTTATGACTTTGGAGCCGGTTCAGGAAAACGAATGGAATTCGAAGCGCGGGGCGGCACAGTGGGATTGATTCTTGATGCTCGAGGCAGACCGCTCATGGTCCCTGCTGACGAACAAAATCATTTAGCAGAATTGACGAGTTGGGTCGAGGAAATGAAGCTCTACCCCGAAACTCATGTGATGGCACAACGATAA
- a CDS encoding vWA domain-containing protein — MTTMPAAFTELKQQKSRWQSNSPLLAVPSWAASLAIHSLFLLILITSLNRCDSGQTGGQEGDLRSVGIYVKQSPDAEQIQESEQESQETTQNQLSPQDQVTEVMDQPPVDPQLPELNSKLLGAGPSQNPSIPSSPTTDLTTNQLMSPSTALAPPVMGTGNVNFFDAVDSGKRFVFVLDCSGSMAAPQGAPIRKARSELIASLAGLNHHQQFQIIFYNTTTRAMQQRGKAAGLLYATDINRTLARQFIQSVEPDGGTDHLPALKRALSFQPDVIFFLTDAKHPQLSSADLNEIRVRNGGKAKIHCIEFGEGFPVKEGNSLDKLARQNRGSYRYYNVRKFIKNR; from the coding sequence ATGACAACCATGCCGGCAGCGTTCACAGAACTAAAACAGCAAAAATCACGATGGCAGAGCAATTCTCCTCTGCTCGCGGTTCCAAGCTGGGCTGCCTCGCTGGCCATCCATTCTCTTTTCCTACTGATTCTGATTACGAGCCTCAACCGGTGTGACAGTGGTCAGACGGGAGGCCAGGAAGGAGACCTCCGAAGTGTTGGCATTTATGTCAAACAATCTCCCGATGCCGAACAAATTCAGGAATCAGAACAGGAATCGCAGGAAACCACTCAAAACCAGCTGTCTCCACAGGACCAGGTGACAGAAGTGATGGATCAGCCCCCCGTTGATCCGCAACTGCCGGAATTGAACTCAAAATTGCTGGGAGCAGGACCAAGTCAGAATCCCAGTATTCCCAGTTCTCCCACAACAGATTTAACAACAAACCAGTTGATGTCTCCCAGCACAGCGCTCGCTCCCCCTGTCATGGGGACTGGCAATGTCAACTTTTTTGATGCCGTCGATTCCGGTAAGCGATTTGTTTTTGTCCTCGATTGTTCAGGCAGTATGGCAGCACCACAGGGAGCCCCTATTCGTAAGGCTCGCTCGGAACTGATCGCCAGCCTGGCTGGTCTCAATCATCACCAGCAGTTTCAAATCATCTTCTATAATACCACCACTCGAGCAATGCAGCAGCGCGGCAAAGCAGCCGGATTGCTGTATGCGACTGATATTAACCGTACCCTGGCCCGCCAGTTTATCCAGAGTGTCGAACCAGACGGAGGCACGGATCACCTCCCGGCTTTAAAAAGAGCTTTAAGTTTTCAACCAGATGTCATATTCTTTCTGACAGACGCGAAGCATCCTCAGTTATCCAGCGCGGATTTGAACGAAATTCGCGTCCGCAATGGCGGCAAGGCCAAGATTCACTGTATCGAGTTTGGAGAAGGTTTCCCCGTCAAAGAGGGGAATTCCCTCGACAAGCTCGCTCGACAGAACCGGGGTAGCTACCGTTATTATAATGTCCGCAAGTTTATCAAGAACCGTTAA
- a CDS encoding ExbD/TolR family protein, producing the protein MKIPTRARQQGIRFNITPLIDIVFLLIVFFLAATHLTQNEKLEAVELPQASQHENEPVEAPRRMIITITLDEKLHLRGKEISAEELDAQLLSIDDTKRKETEIRIRGDQRIPYQIVERVLISCARAGISNVQFAVLNE; encoded by the coding sequence GTGAAAATTCCAACCCGCGCCCGTCAGCAGGGAATTCGTTTTAATATCACCCCCTTGATTGATATTGTGTTTCTGCTGATTGTTTTCTTTCTGGCAGCCACCCATTTAACACAAAATGAAAAACTGGAAGCAGTTGAGCTTCCACAAGCGTCACAGCATGAAAATGAACCCGTAGAAGCCCCACGGCGAATGATCATCACGATCACTTTAGATGAAAAGCTGCATCTGCGCGGCAAAGAAATCTCGGCTGAAGAACTGGACGCGCAACTTCTGTCGATTGATGACACCAAGCGAAAAGAAACGGAAATTCGCATTCGCGGTGATCAACGGATTCCGTACCAGATCGTCGAACGCGTGCTCATCAGCTGTGCCCGTGCTGGAATTTCCAATGTTCAATTTGCCGTCCTGAACGAGTAA
- a CDS encoding TatD family hydrolase yields MNLFDTHAHLDEEAFHPDRPETVQRAINAGVETILTIGTTAESSQRAVDLADTFPNVYAVVGIQPNYVAQMKPGDWELIESLSTAHKVVGIGETGLDRYWDYAPIELQREYFSKHIQLSQKLDLPFVIHCREAEADVVELLQQEAKGAPLKGLMHSFCGSPETAAACLELGLHISFAGMLTFKKNDELRETACHIPLDRLLVETDAPYLAPVPMRGKRNEPAFVKHTCACLAELHNKTAEEMAEITTANAKSLFKIN; encoded by the coding sequence ATGAATTTATTTGATACTCACGCCCACCTTGATGAAGAAGCCTTTCATCCTGACCGCCCTGAAACTGTGCAACGAGCGATTAATGCGGGCGTCGAAACGATACTCACCATCGGCACTACTGCTGAGAGCAGCCAGCGCGCTGTCGATCTTGCCGACACCTTTCCCAACGTATATGCCGTTGTCGGCATTCAACCCAACTATGTCGCGCAAATGAAACCAGGTGACTGGGAACTGATTGAAAGCCTCTCCACCGCTCACAAAGTGGTCGGGATTGGTGAAACGGGCCTGGATCGCTACTGGGATTACGCGCCCATCGAATTACAGCGCGAGTATTTCAGCAAGCATATCCAGCTCTCGCAAAAATTGGATTTGCCTTTCGTCATTCACTGTCGCGAAGCGGAAGCCGATGTGGTCGAGCTATTACAGCAGGAAGCAAAGGGAGCTCCCCTCAAAGGGCTCATGCACTCGTTTTGCGGAAGCCCGGAAACCGCCGCTGCCTGCCTGGAACTGGGGCTGCATATCTCTTTTGCAGGCATGTTGACCTTCAAGAAGAATGACGAACTCCGCGAAACAGCCTGTCACATCCCATTAGATCGCCTGCTGGTAGAAACAGACGCACCGTATCTGGCTCCCGTCCCGATGCGTGGCAAACGAAATGAACCGGCGTTTGTAAAGCACACTTGTGCCTGTCTGGCAGAACTCCACAACAAAACAGCAGAAGAGATGGCAGAAATCACAACGGCGAACGCGAAATCGCTCTTCAAAATCAACTAG
- the lspA gene encoding signal peptidase II has product MSATVSKATRYTLLIACLLFCVGCDQYTKKIAVEKLKSEPPITYFNNTLRMEYAENTGAFLSVGSRLSKPVRFFLLVIANAAFLIIVSGMLIFRWQMPLIQFIALSLLLAGGIGNLIDRVFLNGIVIDFLNIGFGPLRTGIFNVADMAITGGALLMLVSWLFTKDQNQKGNHVESSPTEQVTPSTTE; this is encoded by the coding sequence ATGTCTGCGACGGTATCCAAAGCAACTCGCTATACCTTACTGATAGCCTGTTTGCTGTTTTGCGTCGGCTGTGATCAATACACCAAAAAAATCGCCGTCGAAAAACTAAAATCCGAACCGCCCATTACCTATTTTAATAATACGCTGCGCATGGAATACGCTGAGAACACCGGCGCTTTTCTCAGTGTCGGCAGTCGACTTTCGAAACCAGTCCGATTTTTTCTGTTAGTGATTGCCAACGCAGCCTTTTTGATCATTGTCAGCGGCATGTTGATCTTCCGCTGGCAAATGCCGCTGATTCAATTCATTGCACTTTCACTGCTACTCGCGGGTGGCATTGGTAATTTGATTGATCGCGTTTTTCTGAATGGGATTGTGATTGATTTTCTCAACATTGGCTTTGGTCCATTACGTACGGGAATTTTTAATGTTGCTGACATGGCAATCACAGGGGGCGCCTTACTGATGCTGGTATCCTGGTTATTTACGAAAGATCAAAACCAGAAAGGGAACCACGTTGAATCGTCTCCGACTGAGCAGGTCACCCCCTCTACAACGGAGTAA